The following are encoded in a window of Telmatobacter sp. DSM 110680 genomic DNA:
- a CDS encoding M20/M25/M40 family metallo-hydrolase encodes MSEESAFAFCTGRLTSTTNRTNALPYNFSMPRQTFAVLLAVFLFTASSAPHAAAQSKPLPTASPAERAEARDIFKQLIEINTTDTPKGSVTAATKAMQKRFLDAGFASEDVHLLGPNDNKQNLVVRIRAAAPTTQKPVLFLCHIDVVEALPSDWHTDPFQFVEKDGYFYGRGTQDMKDSDAALVFTFLRLHKEGYKPKRDLILALTADEEGGKSNGADWLVKNHRDLVDAAFVINPDAGGVELDHGRAIVADVEATEKVYADYQITASNRGGHSSLPRPDNAIYELTTALNKLAAYSFPFEMNEVTRVYFGNLAKQETGEMAGNIRAILATPADLAAAARLSAEPSFNSNFRTTCVATRLAAGHANNALPQTAQAIVNCRIFPGHSPEEIRQQLISLFGDSKLTVKYVSDAGQVADTAPERKAIVPPAPLKEVFEPLTRITNEIWPGIPVTPEMEDGASDSIYFAQAGYPCYGFSATALERNDVRAHGQDERLPVDSYWKALDFFYAFSKALGDE; translated from the coding sequence GTGAGCGAAGAATCTGCGTTTGCATTTTGCACTGGCAGGCTCACATCAACGACGAATCGTACCAACGCGCTGCCTTACAATTTCTCCATGCCCCGCCAGACTTTCGCTGTCCTCCTTGCGGTATTCCTCTTTACCGCATCCAGTGCACCCCACGCCGCGGCCCAGTCCAAGCCGCTGCCCACCGCGTCACCCGCCGAACGCGCCGAAGCCCGCGACATCTTCAAGCAACTCATCGAAATCAACACCACCGACACTCCCAAGGGCAGCGTGACCGCCGCGACCAAGGCCATGCAGAAGCGTTTTCTGGATGCCGGATTCGCGTCGGAAGACGTGCACCTGCTCGGACCCAACGACAATAAGCAAAATCTAGTAGTCCGCATCCGGGCCGCTGCACCGACTACGCAAAAGCCCGTTCTGTTCCTCTGCCACATCGACGTTGTTGAAGCGCTGCCCTCCGACTGGCATACCGACCCGTTTCAGTTTGTGGAGAAAGACGGCTACTTCTACGGACGCGGCACACAGGATATGAAGGATTCCGATGCCGCGCTCGTCTTCACCTTTCTGCGCCTTCACAAAGAGGGCTACAAGCCGAAGCGCGACCTGATTCTTGCGCTCACCGCCGACGAAGAAGGCGGCAAATCCAACGGCGCCGACTGGCTGGTAAAAAACCATCGCGATCTGGTTGACGCAGCCTTCGTCATCAATCCTGATGCCGGCGGCGTCGAACTGGACCACGGTCGAGCGATCGTCGCGGACGTTGAGGCTACGGAAAAGGTCTATGCCGACTACCAAATAACCGCCAGCAATCGCGGTGGCCACAGCTCGTTACCTCGACCGGATAACGCCATCTACGAACTCACCACCGCGCTCAACAAACTGGCAGCATACAGCTTTCCGTTTGAGATGAACGAAGTCACGCGCGTCTATTTCGGCAACCTCGCCAAGCAGGAAACCGGCGAGATGGCAGGCAATATCCGCGCCATCCTGGCTACACCCGCCGATCTGGCTGCCGCCGCCCGTCTCAGCGCCGAACCGAGCTTCAACTCCAACTTCCGTACCACGTGCGTCGCCACCCGCCTTGCCGCCGGTCATGCTAACAACGCATTGCCGCAAACGGCGCAGGCAATCGTAAATTGCCGCATCTTTCCCGGCCACTCGCCTGAAGAGATTCGCCAACAGCTAATTTCGTTGTTCGGTGATTCCAAGCTCACCGTGAAGTACGTTTCTGACGCGGGCCAGGTCGCCGACACCGCGCCAGAGCGGAAAGCTATTGTTCCGCCCGCGCCGCTGAAGGAAGTTTTTGAACCGCTCACCCGTATTACCAATGAGATCTGGCCCGGAATTCCGGTCACGCCGGAGATGGAAGATGGTGCCAGCGACTCAATCTACTTTGCGCAAGCCGGCTATCCCTGCTACGGGTTCTCCGCCACCGCGCTGGAGCGGAATGACGTGCGCGCCCATGGCCAGGACGAGCGCCTTCCCGTTGACTCGTACTGGAAGGCACTCGATTTCTTTTACGCTTTCTCGAAAGCGCTCGGTGACGAATGA
- a CDS encoding MFS transporter, with amino-acid sequence MSPAPLSPLYRKIAWRLVPFLMLLYMVAFLDRVNISFAALTMNRDLGISESVYGFAAGVFFLSYCLFEVPANLVLAQLGARRWLSILMVIWGFVSMGTAFVHTEAAYIGARFLLGIAESGFYPGVIYYFTFWLPRAMRTRMLALFLLAVPLCNSIGSPISAHILLLNKVANMRGWQWLFLLEGMPAVILGIAAWFLLADGPWSARWLSSDEKEQIIDDLQRDEVQQPDSGKQGLHVARDCVIYFLWSSGNYGLTFWLPKILTGVGASNLSTGWWATVTFGFGALAMLWASRRRGFRALPYLFIASSAGFVAVGLGHSAFVAVAGFSLAAMGILASLPMFWSLAASRLSGKAAGAAIALVNSVGAVGAFAGPSAMGWLHDVTHHYSAGLWAIAAAMALGGGLVYRESARSAS; translated from the coding sequence GTGAGCCCAGCCCCTTTGAGTCCGCTCTATCGCAAGATTGCGTGGCGGCTCGTCCCGTTCCTCATGCTGCTTTACATGGTCGCGTTCCTCGACCGCGTCAACATCAGCTTTGCCGCTCTCACCATGAATCGCGATCTTGGCATTAGCGAGAGCGTTTATGGATTCGCGGCCGGCGTTTTCTTTCTTAGTTACTGCCTATTCGAAGTCCCCGCCAATCTCGTTCTCGCGCAGCTTGGAGCACGTCGCTGGCTCTCCATTCTCATGGTCATCTGGGGATTTGTTTCGATGGGCACTGCGTTCGTGCATACCGAGGCAGCCTATATCGGAGCTCGCTTCCTTTTGGGCATCGCGGAGTCCGGCTTCTATCCTGGAGTCATTTATTACTTCACGTTCTGGCTGCCGCGAGCCATGCGGACCAGGATGCTGGCGCTCTTTCTGCTCGCCGTCCCGCTTTGCAACTCAATCGGCTCGCCTATCTCCGCTCACATCCTGCTTCTCAACAAAGTTGCCAATATGCGCGGCTGGCAATGGCTCTTTCTACTAGAAGGCATGCCCGCCGTCATCCTCGGAATTGCCGCATGGTTCCTGCTCGCGGATGGCCCGTGGTCTGCGCGGTGGCTTTCTTCCGATGAGAAGGAACAGATAATCGACGATCTGCAGCGGGATGAAGTTCAACAGCCAGACTCCGGCAAACAAGGTCTCCACGTCGCGCGCGACTGCGTTATCTACTTCCTGTGGAGCAGCGGCAACTACGGACTCACATTCTGGTTGCCGAAGATCCTCACGGGTGTGGGTGCTTCCAACCTATCGACGGGCTGGTGGGCGACCGTGACCTTCGGCTTCGGCGCGCTGGCCATGCTCTGGGCCAGCCGCCGTCGTGGATTCCGTGCTCTGCCTTATCTTTTTATCGCTTCTTCTGCAGGATTCGTTGCCGTCGGTCTGGGTCACTCCGCGTTTGTGGCTGTCGCCGGCTTTAGTCTAGCAGCCATGGGAATTCTGGCTTCGTTGCCCATGTTCTGGAGCCTCGCCGCGAGTCGCCTCTCTGGCAAAGCTGCCGGAGCCGCCATCGCTCTCGTCAACTCCGTCGGTGCCGTTGGAGCCTTCGCCGGACCCTCTGCTATGGGATGGCTGCATGATGTGACCCACCATTACTCGGCTGGCCTTTGGGCCATCGCCGCAGCCATGGCCCTGGGCGGTGGCCTTGTCTACCGCGAATCCGCCAGATCAGCGTCGTGA